A region from the Aeromicrobium choanae genome encodes:
- a CDS encoding ABC transporter ATP-binding protein: MPHSPTDGEPAILVDGLVKRFGSFPALDGLDLSVAAGEVHGFLGPNGAGKSTTIRVLLGLLRATSGTVRLLGGDPWRDVVALHRRLAYVPGDVVLWPGLSGGEAIDLLGNLRGGLDERRRAHLLERFELDPTKKGRQYSKGNRQKVAIVAALAADVELLILDEPTSGLDPLMEAVFQDEIAQEKARGRTILLSSHIMSEVEALADRVSIIRAGRVVQTGTLDDLRGQTRLTISATLSRVPHERLDVLHDVHLDEHQRLTATVEPARINEAMAALTPLGMTALTVSPASLEDLFLRQYGDTGEDAG; encoded by the coding sequence ATGCCGCACTCCCCCACCGATGGTGAGCCGGCGATCCTCGTCGACGGACTCGTCAAGCGATTCGGCTCGTTCCCCGCGCTCGACGGACTCGACCTGAGCGTCGCGGCCGGCGAGGTCCACGGATTCCTCGGCCCGAACGGTGCCGGCAAGTCCACGACCATCCGCGTGCTGCTCGGCCTGCTGCGCGCGACCTCGGGCACCGTGCGCCTGCTCGGCGGCGACCCGTGGCGCGACGTCGTTGCCCTGCACCGCCGGCTCGCGTACGTGCCCGGCGACGTCGTGCTGTGGCCGGGCCTTTCGGGCGGCGAGGCCATCGACCTGCTCGGGAACCTGCGCGGCGGCCTCGACGAGCGGCGACGCGCCCACCTGCTCGAGCGGTTCGAGCTGGACCCCACGAAGAAGGGGCGCCAGTACTCCAAGGGCAACCGGCAGAAGGTGGCGATCGTGGCGGCGCTGGCCGCCGACGTGGAGCTGCTGATCCTCGACGAGCCCACGTCCGGCCTCGACCCGCTCATGGAGGCGGTGTTCCAGGACGAGATCGCGCAGGAGAAGGCACGCGGCCGCACGATCCTGCTGTCGAGCCACATCATGAGCGAGGTCGAGGCGCTCGCCGACCGCGTCAGCATCATCCGCGCCGGGAGGGTGGTCCAGACCGGCACGCTCGACGACCTCCGCGGGCAGACGCGCCTCACGATCAGCGCCACGCTGTCGCGGGTGCCGCACGAGCGCCTCGACGTCCTGCACGACGTGCACCTCGACGAGCACCAGCGGCTGACCGCCACCGTCGAGCCCGCCCGCATCAACGAGGCGATGGCCGCGCTGACGCCCCTCGGGATGACGGCACTGACGGTGTCTCCGGCGTCGCTGGAGGACCTGTTCCTGCGGCAGTACGGCGACACCGGCGAGGACGCCGGATGA
- a CDS encoding ABC transporter permease, protein MTTAVRAAPLTGTRPLLKVSLHQDARLIAPWVVLISVLSASSILAYAWVFPDADDRHALAATLGSNPALSLVFGPARDLMTADGFNAWRAGQLGAFFAGLMAILIVVRNSRANEDSGQAELIASGVIARHSRLAVAVLMAAVAAVALGVFCFVVTVLCGGGLVPTLILSASFTASALMFAGVAAVTSQLASEARTASSMAVGTLGVFYVLRGYIDSSDFPDWVTWLTPLGWLEETRPATENDPWPLLLALAFAILLVLAAFALQGHRDFGQGMVATRPGPARAGLAGSAWGLAFRLHRGLLLTWLVGFAGLGLLFGNIATSIGDLIAENPAIGAVLAAGGSSSLTFAFLMTILQIIAIIAAAMGVQIVLRIHAEEMDVRVDPLLATSLRRPTYLASNALVAFGSTAVAMLVAGTTLGLVASAEDDTVAFGDVVAQAAVTIPGVWVLVALALAVVGAAPAKRLVGWLGVVATFGLTILGPTFNLWDWVLDISPLRHVPDVTSASPEWSGLAWLAGFIALFTTIGFAGFRRRDIART, encoded by the coding sequence ATGACGACCGCCGTCAGGGCCGCGCCGCTCACCGGGACCCGCCCGCTGCTGAAGGTGTCGCTGCACCAGGACGCTCGCCTCATCGCGCCCTGGGTCGTGCTGATCTCCGTGCTGTCGGCGTCGTCGATCCTGGCCTACGCGTGGGTGTTCCCCGACGCGGACGACCGTCACGCGCTGGCGGCGACGCTCGGCTCGAATCCGGCACTGTCGCTCGTCTTCGGACCTGCCCGGGACCTCATGACGGCCGACGGGTTCAACGCCTGGCGCGCCGGCCAGCTGGGCGCGTTCTTCGCCGGTCTGATGGCGATCCTCATCGTGGTGCGCAACAGTCGCGCCAACGAGGACTCCGGGCAGGCCGAGCTCATCGCGTCGGGGGTGATCGCGCGCCATTCGCGGCTCGCCGTCGCCGTGCTCATGGCGGCCGTCGCGGCCGTCGCGCTCGGGGTGTTCTGCTTCGTCGTCACGGTCCTGTGCGGCGGCGGCCTGGTGCCGACGCTGATTCTCTCGGCCAGCTTCACCGCGTCGGCGCTGATGTTCGCGGGCGTCGCGGCGGTGACCTCGCAGCTCGCGTCGGAGGCGCGGACCGCCAGCAGCATGGCCGTGGGCACGCTCGGCGTCTTCTACGTCCTGCGCGGCTACATCGACTCGAGTGACTTCCCCGACTGGGTCACGTGGCTCACGCCGCTGGGGTGGCTCGAGGAGACCCGGCCCGCCACGGAGAACGACCCGTGGCCGCTGCTGCTGGCGCTGGCCTTCGCGATCCTGCTCGTCCTCGCGGCGTTCGCCCTGCAGGGCCACCGCGACTTCGGTCAGGGCATGGTCGCCACCCGCCCGGGGCCGGCGCGCGCCGGGCTGGCCGGCAGCGCGTGGGGCCTGGCGTTCCGGCTGCACCGAGGCCTCCTGCTGACCTGGCTCGTGGGCTTCGCCGGCCTCGGGCTGCTCTTCGGCAACATCGCCACCTCGATCGGCGACCTCATCGCCGAGAACCCGGCGATCGGCGCCGTGCTGGCCGCCGGGGGCTCGAGCAGCCTGACCTTCGCGTTCCTCATGACGATCCTGCAGATCATCGCGATCATCGCCGCCGCCATGGGAGTGCAGATCGTGCTGCGTATCCACGCCGAGGAGATGGACGTCCGCGTGGACCCGCTGCTGGCCACGTCGCTGCGGCGGCCGACCTACCTGGCCAGCAATGCCCTCGTGGCGTTCGGGTCCACGGCGGTGGCGATGCTGGTCGCGGGCACCACGCTCGGTCTCGTCGCGTCGGCCGAGGACGACACGGTGGCGTTCGGCGACGTGGTGGCGCAGGCCGCGGTGACGATCCCCGGCGTGTGGGTCCTGGTCGCGCTCGCACTGGCTGTGGTGGGAGCGGCGCCGGCGAAGCGCCTCGTCGGCTGGCTCGGCGTGGTCGCCACGTTCGGCCTCACGATCCTCGGCCCCACCTTCAACCTGTGGGACTGGGTGCTCGACATCAGCCCGCTGCGCCACGTCCCCGACGTCACGTCCGCGTCGCCCGAGTGGAGCGGCCTGGCCTGGCTCGCCGGCTTCATCGCTCTGTTCACCACGATCGGCTTCGCCGGCTTCCGCCGGCGCGACATCGCCCGCACCTGA
- a CDS encoding nitroreductase/quinone reductase family protein produces the protein MPFLGRFPALPRVLNPYMLPLARKVPPLVVLRHFGRRTGRTFEAPVMAFATGRGFIVALTYGHDPNWALNLLAAGQGEMVRAGRTYAISDPRRRTDAHADVPAPIAAILRAMDVHDFLEFSTTPL, from the coding sequence ATGCCCTTCCTCGGCCGGTTCCCGGCCCTCCCCCGGGTCCTCAACCCGTACATGCTGCCGCTGGCGAGAAAAGTGCCTCCGCTGGTGGTGCTGCGGCACTTCGGCAGGCGCACCGGCCGCACGTTCGAGGCGCCCGTGATGGCCTTCGCCACCGGTCGCGGCTTCATCGTGGCGCTCACGTACGGTCACGACCCGAACTGGGCGCTCAACCTGCTCGCGGCGGGTCAGGGCGAGATGGTCCGCGCCGGTCGCACCTACGCCATCAGCGACCCGCGCCGCCGGACCGACGCCCACGCCGACGTGCCCGCACCCATCGCCGCGATCCTGCGCGCCATGGACGTGCACGACTTCCTCGAGTTCTCGACGACACCGCTCTGA
- a CDS encoding sigma-70 family RNA polymerase sigma factor, which produces MDQTEQFEAERPRLVAIAGRVLGDPAEAQDIVQQAWLRLHRNETPIDDLPAWLTTVTTRLCLDRLKSRTPVPFEDVDPGETEGDPADDVALADTVGIALSVVLERLAPRERVAFVLHDSFGFEFGTIAAVLDTTPAAARKLASRARAKVSQPRPEDSLTDWEVVDAFMAAARNGEFDRLLQLLAPDALVSADDAAILVGTPERIEGRGEVAAFFNGSAHAALPVFVEDRPGTAWFLKGAAQVVFDFTVRDGLVQAITFRAAPEVLETVQRRDGGNTRT; this is translated from the coding sequence GTGGACCAGACGGAACAGTTCGAGGCCGAGCGACCGCGCCTCGTCGCGATCGCCGGGCGCGTGCTCGGCGACCCGGCCGAGGCGCAGGACATCGTCCAGCAGGCGTGGCTGCGCCTGCACCGCAACGAGACCCCGATCGACGACCTGCCGGCCTGGCTGACCACGGTCACCACGCGGCTGTGCCTCGACCGGCTGAAGTCCCGCACGCCCGTGCCGTTCGAGGACGTCGACCCCGGCGAGACCGAGGGCGACCCGGCCGACGACGTCGCACTCGCGGACACGGTCGGGATCGCGCTCAGCGTCGTGCTGGAGCGGCTGGCCCCGCGCGAGCGGGTCGCCTTCGTGCTGCACGACAGCTTCGGCTTCGAGTTCGGCACGATCGCCGCGGTCCTCGACACCACGCCGGCGGCGGCGCGCAAGCTCGCCTCGCGCGCCCGCGCCAAGGTGAGCCAGCCGCGCCCCGAGGACAGCCTCACCGACTGGGAGGTGGTGGACGCGTTCATGGCCGCGGCGAGGAACGGCGAGTTCGACCGCCTGCTTCAGCTGCTGGCGCCCGACGCCCTCGTCTCGGCTGACGATGCGGCAATCCTGGTCGGCACCCCCGAGCGCATCGAGGGGCGCGGAGAGGTGGCGGCGTTCTTCAACGGCAGCGCCCATGCGGCCCTGCCCGTGTTCGTCGAGGACCGACCCGGCACCGCGTGGTTCCTCAAGGGAGCCGCGCAGGTCGTGTTCGACTTCACCGTGCGCGACGGCCTCGTGCAGGCCATCACGTTCCGCGCCGCCCCCGAGGTGCTGGAGACGGTGCAGCGCCGCGACGGTGGCAATACCCGCACCTGA
- a CDS encoding M23 family metallopeptidase gives MTDGHGAPIELAYPFTGRWLARNSPVRRVPSHGTHLMGTTYAIDFIPVDERGRSAPRSWRAVVATEPPEGFAGFGVPILAPCSGRVVVAHDGEPDHEARRSAPSLLTYALTQARRVRAGAPAIAGNHVVIAMGEGGPFVLLAHLRQGSVRVAVGDEVVEGRAVGACGNSGNSTEPHVHLQVTDSLDWASARGLPLAFRGPDGPTLPDESEIVRA, from the coding sequence ATGACGGACGGTCACGGAGCGCCCATCGAGCTGGCGTATCCCTTCACCGGCCGGTGGCTGGCCCGCAACAGCCCGGTGCGGCGCGTGCCGAGCCACGGCACCCACCTGATGGGGACGACCTACGCGATCGACTTCATCCCGGTGGACGAGCGAGGCAGGTCCGCGCCGCGGAGCTGGCGGGCGGTGGTGGCCACCGAGCCGCCCGAGGGCTTCGCGGGGTTCGGCGTCCCGATCCTGGCGCCGTGCTCGGGGCGCGTGGTGGTGGCCCACGACGGCGAGCCCGACCACGAGGCGCGACGGTCCGCGCCGTCGCTGCTGACCTACGCGCTCACCCAGGCGCGGCGGGTGCGGGCCGGCGCCCCGGCGATCGCCGGCAACCACGTGGTGATCGCGATGGGGGAGGGCGGACCGTTCGTCCTGCTCGCCCACCTGCGGCAGGGGTCGGTGCGGGTGGCCGTCGGTGACGAGGTCGTCGAGGGACGAGCCGTGGGCGCGTGCGGGAACTCGGGCAACAGCACCGAGCCGCACGTGCACCTCCAGGTGACCGACAGCCTCGACTGGGCCTCGGCACGGGGACTGCCACTGGCCTTTCGAGGGCCCGACGGCCCCACCCTCCCGGACGAGTCCGAGATTGTTCGCGCGTGA
- a CDS encoding glycoside hydrolase family 16 protein, protein MPRDFDDDFDGPDLDRSVWLPHYLPAWSSRAASAADFEVRDSCLTLRIGPEQGLWCADDHHPPLRVSGVQSGNHSGPVGSTTGQQPFRDGLTVREEQETFWGWTPRLTSLEVVARMDLSPRSMASCWLVGRELDPRESAEICLFEVFGDTLAPGSAEVGAGLHAFRDPDVPEDFATTRLPIDVGEFHTYALDWTADEVRFSVDGEPLRTCASPPTYPMQVILAVFDFPERAPGSDPDHVPRLVVDRIRERP, encoded by the coding sequence ATGCCGCGTGACTTCGACGACGACTTCGACGGGCCGGACCTCGACCGATCGGTGTGGCTCCCCCACTACCTCCCGGCGTGGAGCTCGCGGGCAGCCTCCGCGGCGGACTTCGAGGTCCGCGACTCCTGCCTGACCCTGCGGATCGGGCCCGAGCAGGGCCTGTGGTGCGCCGACGACCATCACCCGCCGCTGCGTGTCTCGGGCGTGCAGAGCGGCAACCACTCGGGGCCGGTCGGCAGCACGACCGGCCAGCAGCCGTTCCGCGACGGCCTGACCGTGCGGGAGGAGCAGGAGACCTTCTGGGGCTGGACCCCACGCCTCACATCGTTGGAGGTGGTGGCGCGGATGGACCTTTCGCCGCGTTCGATGGCCTCGTGCTGGCTCGTGGGGCGCGAGCTCGATCCGCGCGAGTCCGCCGAGATCTGCCTCTTCGAGGTCTTCGGCGACACCCTCGCGCCAGGCTCCGCCGAGGTGGGCGCCGGCCTGCACGCCTTCCGCGACCCCGACGTGCCCGAGGACTTCGCCACGACGCGGCTGCCGATCGACGTCGGCGAGTTCCACACGTACGCCCTGGACTGGACCGCGGACGAGGTGCGGTTCTCGGTCGACGGCGAGCCGCTGCGCACGTGCGCGAGCCCGCCGACCTACCCGATGCAGGTGATCCTCGCGGTCTTCGACTTCCCCGAGCGTGCGCCCGGCTCGGACCCCGATCACGTGCCCCGGCTGGTCGTGGACCGCATCCGCGAGCGGCCCTGA
- a CDS encoding MerR family transcriptional regulator, translating into MRLAELAARSGLPTATIKYYLRAGLVPPGATEGATWARYDESHLRRLRLVRALTDVAGLALDEVRAVVAALDASGSQHEARGVAQWHLSPPVEEEPSEESRRQVEALLTRHGWDLEPESPHRRSLAAALDTLDELDFAATDEVLDAYAEAAASVAAVDVPRVTSETDPIVAAEKLIIGTLLYEPVLTTLRRMAHEADSVGR; encoded by the coding sequence ATGCGCCTCGCCGAACTCGCCGCCCGCAGCGGCCTACCGACCGCGACGATCAAGTACTACCTGCGGGCCGGACTCGTCCCGCCCGGCGCGACCGAGGGCGCCACCTGGGCGCGCTACGACGAGTCGCACCTGCGGCGGCTGCGCCTGGTCCGCGCCCTCACCGACGTGGCCGGACTGGCGCTCGACGAGGTCCGCGCCGTGGTCGCGGCGCTCGACGCCTCCGGGTCGCAGCACGAGGCCCGCGGCGTGGCTCAGTGGCACCTCTCACCGCCCGTGGAGGAGGAGCCGTCCGAGGAGTCGCGGCGACAGGTGGAGGCCCTGCTCACCCGCCACGGCTGGGACCTCGAGCCCGAGAGCCCGCACCGTCGGTCGCTGGCTGCCGCGCTCGACACCCTCGACGAGCTGGACTTCGCGGCGACCGACGAGGTGTTGGACGCCTATGCCGAGGCCGCGGCGTCCGTGGCGGCCGTCGACGTCCCGAGGGTCACCAGCGAGACCGATCCCATCGTCGCCGCGGAGAAGCTCATCATCGGCACCCTGCTCTACGAGCCCGTGCTGACCACACTGCGGCGGATGGCGCACGAGGCGGACTCGGTCGGTCGGTAG
- a CDS encoding DUF2277 domain-containing protein has protein sequence MCRNIRVLHNFEPATTDDEVREAALQFVRKVSGSTRPSQANAEAFERAIDEIAEATRRLLDDLVTKAPPKSREREAIKGRERHEKRMEREVRNRTATA, from the coding sequence ATGTGCCGAAACATCAGGGTGCTCCACAACTTCGAGCCCGCGACGACCGATGACGAGGTGCGCGAGGCGGCGCTGCAGTTCGTGCGGAAGGTCAGCGGGTCGACGCGGCCGTCGCAGGCGAACGCCGAGGCGTTCGAGCGGGCGATCGACGAGATCGCGGAGGCGACGCGGCGGCTGCTCGACGACCTCGTGACGAAGGCGCCGCCGAAGAGTCGCGAGCGCGAGGCGATCAAGGGGCGCGAGCGTCACGAGAAGCGGATGGAGCGCGAGGTCCGGAACCGGACCGCGACCGCCTAG